From the Flavobacterium galactosidilyticum genome, one window contains:
- the rimK gene encoding 30S ribosomal protein S6--L-glutamate ligase — MSDNKVILGSEEWCSFPELGIPTIKARVDSGAKTSALHAINIAPFIKNESNWVKFDINPIQNNLKTVIHCEAPLIDKRIVKSSSGFREQRYVIQTNLQIGTSTWPIEMTLTNRDSMGFRMLLGREAMSGRVLVDPEQKYLLGQPTSDSLKELYKNSEKATSGLRIGLLASNPELYSNKRIMEAGEMRGHEMHFLNIKECYMKLDAKTPEIHYRGGKILNQFDAIIPRIRPSITFYGCALTRQFEALKVYCLNSSNAITQSRDKLYSLQLLLNHGVAIPTTGFANSPLDTDDLIKMVGGSPLIVKLLEGTQGKGVVLAETKKAAESVINAFKSLNANILVQEFIKEANGKDIRCFVIDGKVVAAIQREAMPGEFRANIHLGGTASIIKVTAEEKRIAIKATKAMDLKVAGVDIIRSSKGPLLLEVNSSPGLEGIEGATNKDIAGEMIKAIEKNFKLK, encoded by the coding sequence ATGTCAGATAACAAAGTCATACTGGGAAGCGAAGAGTGGTGCTCTTTTCCTGAATTAGGAATTCCAACAATAAAAGCGCGAGTAGATTCTGGTGCTAAAACATCCGCTTTACACGCGATTAATATTGCGCCATTTATTAAAAATGAAAGCAACTGGGTTAAGTTTGACATCAATCCAATACAGAATAACCTTAAAACAGTTATTCATTGCGAAGCTCCATTAATCGACAAGCGAATTGTAAAAAGTTCAAGCGGATTTAGAGAGCAACGTTATGTAATACAAACTAATCTTCAAATTGGCACTTCGACTTGGCCAATTGAAATGACATTGACTAATCGCGATTCAATGGGATTTAGAATGCTTTTAGGTCGTGAAGCGATGAGCGGAAGAGTTCTAGTTGATCCAGAGCAAAAATATCTTTTGGGCCAACCAACATCAGACAGCTTAAAGGAACTTTACAAAAACTCTGAAAAAGCAACATCTGGTTTGCGAATAGGACTTTTAGCCAGTAATCCTGAATTGTATAGCAACAAGCGAATAATGGAAGCGGGTGAAATGCGTGGACATGAAATGCACTTCTTGAATATCAAGGAATGCTATATGAAATTAGATGCCAAAACACCAGAAATTCACTATCGCGGTGGGAAAATATTAAATCAATTTGATGCGATTATCCCAAGAATAAGACCTAGTATAACTTTTTATGGTTGCGCGTTAACTAGACAATTTGAGGCCTTAAAAGTATATTGCTTAAATTCATCGAATGCCATTACACAATCACGTGACAAACTATATTCTTTGCAATTATTACTAAATCATGGCGTAGCGATTCCTACTACTGGTTTTGCAAATTCACCATTAGACACCGATGATTTAATAAAAATGGTCGGTGGATCTCCATTGATTGTAAAATTACTCGAAGGAACTCAAGGCAAAGGTGTCGTTTTAGCAGAAACAAAGAAAGCTGCAGAAAGTGTAATTAATGCATTCAAAAGCTTAAACGCTAATATATTAGTTCAGGAATTTATAAAAGAGGCGAATGGAAAAGATATTCGCTGTTTTGTAATTGACGGCAAAGTAGTAGCAGCTATTCAGCGGGAAGCAATGCCTGGAGAATTTAGAGCAAACATACATCTTGGCGGAACAGCCTCAATTATAAAAGTTACAGCTGAAGAAAAACGTATCGCCATAAAAGCAACTAAAGCAATGGACTTGAAAGTGGCTGGTGTAGATATCATTAGATCTTCTAAAGGACCATTGTTATTAGAAGTAAACTCTTCACCGGGATTAGAAGGAATTGAAGGCGCTACTAATAAAGACATTGCTGGCGAAATGATAAAAGCCATCGAGAAAAATTTTAAGTTAAAATAA
- a CDS encoding DUF421 domain-containing protein, translating to MNEYLDIIFRSTAVYFFMVIALRVFGKKELSQLNTTDIILILLISNSVQNAMVGTNTTLYGGLAAATVLFTVNFILKRLMFKYKKFNSFMQQKPEILIHNGNLDFKALSKLNITSDELKEAMREHGVEYFKDVKLAMLEIDGNISIISGHQDLKQTHYKRRHNHKNLSGIF from the coding sequence ATGAACGAATATCTTGATATAATTTTTAGAAGTACCGCCGTTTATTTTTTTATGGTTATCGCTTTACGTGTCTTTGGTAAAAAAGAGTTATCACAACTTAATACTACTGACATTATTTTGATTTTACTGATAAGCAATTCCGTTCAAAATGCAATGGTAGGTACTAACACTACTCTCTATGGCGGACTTGCGGCAGCAACAGTACTATTTACTGTCAATTTTATATTAAAAAGATTGATGTTTAAGTACAAGAAATTTAATTCCTTTATGCAGCAAAAACCTGAAATTCTAATTCATAATGGCAATTTAGACTTTAAGGCTTTAAGCAAGTTAAACATTACCTCTGATGAATTGAAAGAAGCCATGCGCGAGCATGGAGTAGAATATTTTAAGGATGTAAAACTGGCAATGCTTGAAATTGATGGCAACATCAGTATTATTTCTGGGCATCAAGATTTAAAACAAACGCATTACAAGCGTAGGCATAATCACAAAAATTTAAGTGGAATATTTTAA
- a CDS encoding OsmC family protein, translating into MKKITAHIGAAHYKTEIRSATNTIISDEPESVGGTDLGFAPDELLASSLAACTCITLRMYADRKEWALHDVIVEVTFEKNQEENKTNIIRSIQLFGDLDNEQKTKLLQIADKCPMHKLLSNPIAITTDLK; encoded by the coding sequence ATGAAAAAAATAACGGCACATATTGGAGCAGCACATTACAAAACTGAAATTAGATCAGCGACAAATACTATCATTTCAGATGAACCAGAAAGTGTAGGCGGAACTGATTTAGGCTTTGCGCCAGATGAATTGCTAGCATCATCACTTGCAGCCTGCACTTGTATTACGTTACGAATGTACGCCGATAGAAAAGAATGGGCTTTGCATGATGTTATAGTAGAAGTCACTTTTGAAAAAAATCAAGAAGAAAATAAAACAAATATCATTCGCTCTATTCAACTTTTTGGAGACCTAGATAACGAGCAAAAAACTAAATTATTACAAATTGCTGACAAATGCCCGATGCACAAACTCCTGAGCAACCCAATAGCTATTACAACTGATTTAAAATAA
- a CDS encoding inorganic phosphate transporter, producing the protein MEFTLLIVIIVLALIFDYINGFHDAANAIATVVATKVLTPFQAVVWAAFFNFLAYWVFGFGVADTVAKTANTSEINLVVILAGVIAAIIWNLFTWWQGIPSSSSHTLIGGFAGAAIAHAIAVHGFFEYTAVDGAQTYAAHWYDTVNWYTAGKDGGFPSGVLIIIAFIVLAPVLGALMSYLISIWLLNASKKSIYPKLFTIGLMLLTIWFVESQMISYDQIKKPRFDSHFWSVTFESHNIKWFLVAFIVLSISAFCLIFSSLNLHQSNYWLKKMQLLSSAAFSLGHGGNDSQKVMGIIAAAVTVYIANSGLTQDSLPDWLDVVLPNADGDFKMPEWIPLACYSAIAAGTLSGGWKIVKTMGSKITKVTSFEGVAAETAGALTLYFTEHFKVPVSTTHTITGSIIGVGLTKRVSAVRWGMTVSLIWAWVLTIPISAILAALTYYILSIFI; encoded by the coding sequence ATGGAATTTACTCTACTTATAGTTATCATCGTATTAGCTTTAATCTTTGATTATATTAATGGTTTTCATGATGCTGCTAATGCAATTGCTACTGTTGTTGCTACCAAAGTACTAACTCCTTTTCAGGCCGTAGTTTGGGCAGCTTTTTTTAACTTTTTAGCTTATTGGGTTTTTGGTTTTGGTGTAGCTGATACGGTTGCTAAAACGGCAAACACTTCTGAAATTAATTTGGTTGTTATTCTTGCAGGGGTTATTGCTGCTATTATTTGGAATTTATTTACGTGGTGGCAAGGAATTCCATCGAGTTCTTCACATACACTTATTGGTGGTTTTGCTGGAGCAGCTATTGCGCATGCAATTGCTGTTCACGGTTTTTTTGAATATACCGCAGTAGATGGTGCTCAAACGTATGCTGCACATTGGTACGATACCGTAAACTGGTATACGGCTGGAAAAGATGGTGGTTTTCCTTCAGGAGTTTTAATCATCATTGCTTTTATCGTTTTAGCTCCTGTTTTAGGGGCACTAATGTCGTATTTAATATCTATTTGGCTGCTTAATGCTTCTAAAAAAAGTATTTATCCAAAACTGTTTACAATTGGTTTGATGTTGCTAACGATTTGGTTTGTTGAAAGTCAGATGATTTCTTACGACCAAATTAAAAAACCTCGTTTTGACTCTCATTTTTGGAGCGTAACGTTTGAATCACATAATATTAAATGGTTTTTAGTTGCTTTTATTGTCTTGTCAATAAGTGCTTTCTGTTTGATATTCAGTAGTTTAAATTTACATCAGTCAAATTATTGGTTGAAGAAAATGCAGCTATTATCTTCTGCGGCTTTTAGTTTAGGCCATGGTGGAAATGATTCTCAAAAAGTAATGGGAATTATTGCAGCAGCAGTTACTGTTTATATAGCTAATAGTGGACTTACACAAGACAGTCTTCCTGATTGGTTAGATGTGGTCCTGCCTAACGCTGATGGTGATTTTAAAATGCCAGAATGGATTCCTTTAGCTTGTTACTCTGCAATTGCAGCAGGAACGTTAAGTGGAGGATGGAAAATCGTGAAAACAATGGGTTCTAAAATTACAAAAGTGACTTCTTTTGAAGGAGTTGCCGCCGAAACAGCAGGAGCATTAACCTTGTATTTTACAGAACATTTTAAAGTACCTGTAAGTACAACACATACTATTACTGGATCTATCATAGGTGTAGGACTTACTAAAAGAGTTTCAGCGGTTCGTTGGGGTATGACCGTAAGCTTAATTTGGGCTTGGGTTTTGACAATACCAATATCAGCAATTTTAGCCGCTTTGACTTATTATATTTTAAGTATATTTATTTAA
- a CDS encoding DUF47 domain-containing protein: MNINNFFQFLVPKDKKFFPLFEQASSNLIEIATNLHEAVNLPLKEREVLFQKIDTLEQKGEDITRQTNLELSRNFITPFDREDIHALITSIDNVADYLHGAASRMRLYQVDKITKSIRKLTEINLEACQNIDVAVRELRDLKKMKNITDAIVRINKLENKSDNVYDKAVLDLFENETDAKNIIKYKEVLSVLENAADKCKSVASVLESISVKHS, from the coding sequence ATGAACATAAATAATTTTTTCCAATTTTTGGTTCCTAAAGACAAAAAGTTCTTTCCTCTTTTCGAACAAGCATCAAGTAACCTAATCGAAATTGCGACAAATTTGCATGAAGCTGTTAATCTACCTTTGAAGGAACGCGAAGTTCTTTTTCAAAAAATAGATACATTGGAGCAAAAAGGAGAAGACATTACACGTCAAACTAATTTGGAATTAAGTAGAAACTTCATTACTCCCTTTGATAGAGAAGACATTCATGCCTTAATTACTTCAATTGACAATGTTGCTGATTACCTTCATGGTGCTGCTAGTAGAATGAGATTGTATCAAGTTGATAAAATCACGAAATCAATTCGAAAACTGACCGAAATTAATCTTGAGGCTTGTCAGAATATTGATGTTGCTGTTCGAGAATTGAGAGATTTGAAAAAAATGAAAAACATCACTGATGCTATCGTTCGAATTAATAAGTTAGAAAATAAATCAGATAATGTTTATGATAAAGCAGTTCTTGATTTATTCGAAAATGAAACTGATGCTAAAAACATTATTAAATATAAGGAAGTATTATCTGTTTTAGAAAATGCTGCTGATAAATGTAAAAGTGTCGCAAGTGTTCTAGAGTCAATTTCTGTAAAACATTCCTAA
- the hutH gene encoding histidine ammonia-lyase: MDNTHYISTELLSIETLEEIISHGKKLALSEEATANIQKCRAYLDKKMASQSEAIYGINTGFGSLCNVKISNENLSKLQENLVKSHACGVGDEAPLSIVKLMLLLKIQSLSYGHSGVQLQTVERLIEFYNHDVLPVIYTQGSLGASGDLAPLAHLSLPLLGEGDVYYEGEKVHSSEIMKIFNWEPLVLQSKEGLALLNGTQFMSAYGAHILMKVSKFSYLADLIGTISLEGFDGRIEPFNELIHFIRPHKGQIITAKRIKSFLEGSEIIEQPKVHVQDPYSFRCMPQVHGASKDAIDYVKKVFKTEINSVTDNPNIFIESDQIISGGNFHGQPLALALDFMAIALAELGSISERRTYQLISGTRNLPAFLVDNPGLNSGLMIPQYTAASIASQNKQLATPASIDSIVSSNGQEDHVSMGANAATKALRVLDNLERILAIELMNASQAIEYRRPLVSSDFIEMFLNAYRAEVPLIKYDRILHYDIEKTVNFLNSFQIESDLLILT, encoded by the coding sequence ATGGATAATACGCATTATATTAGTACTGAATTACTTAGTATTGAAACTTTAGAAGAAATTATTTCGCATGGTAAGAAATTGGCATTGTCTGAGGAAGCTACAGCAAACATTCAAAAATGTAGAGCCTATTTAGACAAAAAAATGGCTTCCCAATCTGAGGCTATCTATGGTATAAATACTGGTTTTGGATCGCTATGTAATGTGAAAATATCTAATGAGAATTTATCAAAACTACAAGAAAACTTAGTGAAATCGCATGCATGTGGAGTAGGCGATGAGGCTCCACTTTCTATTGTAAAATTAATGCTATTACTAAAAATTCAATCATTGAGTTATGGTCATTCTGGTGTTCAATTACAAACTGTTGAGCGCTTAATAGAATTTTATAACCATGATGTTTTGCCGGTTATTTACACACAAGGTTCCCTTGGTGCATCTGGTGACTTAGCACCTTTAGCACACTTATCGTTGCCATTGCTAGGTGAAGGTGATGTGTATTATGAAGGAGAGAAAGTGCACTCAAGCGAAATAATGAAAATTTTTAATTGGGAGCCTCTAGTATTGCAATCAAAAGAAGGACTGGCTTTATTGAATGGAACTCAATTTATGAGTGCTTATGGAGCTCATATTTTGATGAAAGTAAGTAAATTTTCATATTTAGCAGATTTAATAGGGACAATTTCTTTAGAAGGTTTTGATGGTAGAATAGAACCTTTCAATGAACTAATCCATTTTATCAGACCACACAAAGGGCAGATCATAACGGCAAAACGTATAAAAAGTTTTCTTGAAGGAAGTGAGATTATAGAACAGCCTAAAGTTCACGTCCAAGACCCCTATTCTTTTAGATGCATGCCTCAAGTGCATGGTGCTTCAAAAGATGCTATTGATTATGTGAAAAAAGTTTTCAAAACTGAAATCAATTCAGTGACGGATAATCCTAATATTTTTATCGAAAGCGACCAAATCATATCCGGTGGAAATTTTCACGGACAACCTTTGGCTTTAGCCTTAGATTTCATGGCAATTGCTTTGGCCGAATTAGGAAGTATCTCAGAGCGTAGAACGTATCAATTAATTTCAGGAACAAGAAACCTTCCAGCCTTTTTAGTAGATAATCCAGGTTTAAATTCCGGTTTGATGATTCCTCAATATACAGCAGCGAGTATTGCTAGCCAAAACAAACAACTGGCAACACCAGCAAGTATTGACAGTATTGTTTCGAGCAACGGACAAGAAGATCATGTAAGCATGGGGGCAAATGCTGCAACAAAGGCATTGCGTGTTTTAGATAATTTAGAGCGAATTCTAGCAATTGAGTTAATGAACGCTTCTCAAGCTATTGAATATAGAAGACCATTAGTATCTAGTGATTTTATCGAAATGTTCTTAAATGCCTATCGTGCGGAAGTTCCATTAATAAAATATGACAGAATTTTACACTATGATATAGAAAAAACGGTAAATTTTTTAAATTCTTTTCAAATAGAATCCGATTTGTTAATATTAACTTAA